The following coding sequences lie in one Saimiri boliviensis isolate mSaiBol1 chromosome 6, mSaiBol1.pri, whole genome shotgun sequence genomic window:
- the FOLR2 gene encoding folate receptor beta, producing the protein MLPEATEVQVPLQGQKDMVWKLKPLLLLLAWVATMCSAQDRTDLLNVCMDAKHHKTKPGPEDKLHDQCSPWRKNACCTANTSRELHKDTSRLYNFNWDHCGRMEPACKRHFIQDTCLYECSPNLGPWIRQVNQSWRKERFLDVPLCKEDCQRWWEDCHTSHTCKSNWHRGWDWTSGVNKCPAGALCRSFEFYFPTPAALCEGLWSHSYKVSNYSRGSGRCIQMWFDSTQGNPNEEVARFYATAMNVNAGALLHGIGGLLLSLALMLQLWLLG; encoded by the exons ATGCTCCCAGAAGCAACAGAGGTTCAG GTCCCTCTGCAAGGACAGAAAGACATGGTCTGGAAATTGAAGCCACTTCTGCTGCTTCTGGCCTGGGTAGCCACCATGTGCAGTGCCCAGGACAGGACCGATCTCCTCAATGTCTGTATGGATGCCAAGCACCACAAGACAAAGCCAGGTCCTGAGGACAAGCTGCATGACCAA TGCAGTCCCTGGAGGAAGAATGCCTGCTGCACGGCCAACACCAGCCGGGAGCTACACAAGGACACCTCCCGCCTGTACAACTTTAACTGGGATCATTGTGGCAGGATGGAGCCCGCCTGCAAGCGCCACTTCATCCAGGACACCTGTCTCTATGAGTGCTCACCCAACCTGGGGCCCTGGATCCGGCAG gtGAATCAGAGCTGGCGCAAAGAACGCTTCCTGGATGTGCCCTTATGCAAAGAGGACTGTCAGCGCTGGTGGGAGGATTGTCACACCTCCCACACCTGCAAGAGTAATTGGCACAGAGGATGGGACTGGACCTCAG GAGTTAACAAGTGCCCAGCTGGGGCCCTGTGCCGCTCCTTTGAGTTCTACTTCCCCACTCCAGCTGCTCTTTGTGAGGGCCTCTGGAGTCACTCGTACAAGGTCAGCAACTACAGCCGAGGGAGCGGCCGCTGCATTCAGATGTGGTTTGACTCCACCCAAGGCAACCCCAATGAGGAGGTGGCGAGGTTCTACGCTACAGCCATGAATGTGAACGCTGGCGCCCTGCTTCATGGAATTGGGGGTCTCCTGCTCAGCCTGGCCCTGATGCTGCAACTCTGGCTCCTTGGCTGA